One segment of Pseudophaeobacter arcticus DSM 23566 DNA contains the following:
- a CDS encoding TRAP transporter small permease: METTGRPEGTGAVATAVTAWALLGGALLLAVVVMNVASVLGTLVGWPVSGDFEMTEIGVAVAAFAFLPYCQLARSNVSADIFTQRAGPRMLAFLSLLGSVIALLFALLMLWRMYDGMLDQKTYGYETSILQIPVWLAYIPILASLALLAVAALTTLTQDIRGLSNGGRHD, encoded by the coding sequence ATGGAAACGACAGGCCGCCCCGAAGGCACCGGGGCGGTCGCGACGGCGGTTACCGCTTGGGCGCTGCTGGGCGGTGCGCTATTGCTGGCGGTGGTGGTGATGAACGTCGCCTCGGTGCTGGGCACGCTGGTCGGCTGGCCCGTGTCCGGTGATTTCGAGATGACCGAGATAGGCGTCGCCGTGGCAGCCTTCGCCTTTCTGCCCTATTGCCAGCTGGCACGCTCGAATGTGTCCGCAGACATTTTTACCCAGCGGGCCGGGCCGCGCATGCTGGCCTTTCTCAGTCTTCTCGGCTCGGTGATCGCGCTGCTTTTTGCCCTGCTGATGCTGTGGCGGATGTACGATGGCATGCTCGATCAGAAAACCTATGGCTATGAAACCTCGATCCTGCAGATCCCGGTCTGGCTGGCCTATATCCCCATCCTCGCCTCCCTTGCCCTGTTGGCCGTAGCCGCGCTGACCACGCTGACGCAGGACATCCGTGGGCTGTCAAACGGAGGCCGCCATGACTGA
- a CDS encoding ketopantoate reductase family protein, which produces MKIAILGAGALGSVIGAELHTAGHEVVLLDLNEAHLTAINADGLRVDWDDRTEHLPIPAMRPDQAPQVDLVILLTKTMHTDGALAGIAPLIDGGACVLTLQNGLGNVARVQARVPDGQVLFGCTMTPGDLRGPGHVASHGMAYTPFDALDANGPAARLAAELDGDQLTWTDAAAAQVWQKAAFNCAMNATAVLGAGTVGAIAEHLGAELAQDIAAEVLAVGAAEGVTGDIGAVRKQIDFALKQHTGHKPSMLQDVEAGRRTEIESLNGYVEQIGPKRGIDVPMNRLLAALVRMRENQT; this is translated from the coding sequence ATGAAGATCGCAATACTCGGCGCGGGCGCCCTTGGATCGGTGATCGGTGCGGAGCTTCACACGGCGGGGCATGAGGTCGTGCTGCTCGACCTGAACGAGGCGCATCTGACCGCGATCAACGCGGATGGGCTGCGTGTGGACTGGGACGACCGGACCGAGCACCTTCCGATCCCGGCGATGCGGCCCGATCAGGCGCCGCAGGTCGATTTGGTGATCCTGTTGACCAAGACGATGCATACGGACGGGGCGCTGGCGGGCATCGCGCCATTGATCGACGGCGGCGCCTGTGTGCTGACGCTGCAAAACGGGCTCGGCAATGTCGCGCGCGTGCAGGCGCGGGTGCCGGATGGACAGGTCCTTTTTGGCTGCACCATGACGCCGGGCGATCTGCGCGGGCCGGGTCATGTGGCCAGCCACGGCATGGCCTACACCCCCTTTGACGCGCTGGACGCAAATGGGCCGGCCGCGCGGCTCGCGGCTGAGCTTGACGGCGACCAGCTGACCTGGACCGATGCCGCCGCGGCGCAGGTCTGGCAAAAGGCCGCGTTCAACTGTGCGATGAACGCCACCGCCGTTCTGGGCGCGGGCACCGTCGGCGCGATTGCCGAGCACCTCGGCGCAGAGCTGGCCCAGGACATCGCCGCCGAGGTGCTGGCCGTTGGTGCCGCCGAAGGCGTCACCGGCGATATCGGTGCGGTGAGAAAACAGATCGACTTCGCTCTGAAACAACACACCGGCCACAAGCCCTCGATGCTGCAGGACGTCGAGGCTGGCCGCAGGACCGAAATCGAGTCGCTCAACGGATATGTTGAACAGATTGGCCCCAAACGCGGTATAGATGTGCCAATGAATCGCCTGCTCGCCGCGCTTGTACGCATGCGTGAGAACCAGACCTGA
- a CDS encoding branched-chain amino acid ABC transporter permease, translated as MTNILIQAVLLGGYYALIACGLAFMFQVMRVINLAHGSLAVVSAYAVWSLSDSFGGSPFVSLLAVVPLMGVAGWLLQRLVLERAVRGGELLPVLSTFGLAIVLDNLLFQQFGANTRSLSPMVGDLSWEAFELPGNIYVGKLPVYILITVIVIIGALDLLLKRTALGRQIRATAADPDTAGLVGVDARRTAGIAAALACMTVAVSGAALGLRGTFDAYAGAPQLLFAFEATIIGGARSLWGVLAGAIVLAVAQSFGAQIHPQGFLLGGHLVFLVVLFVRLALKGRSLNLMHILRATGKGAAQ; from the coding sequence ATGACCAACATCCTGATCCAAGCCGTGCTTCTGGGCGGCTATTACGCGCTGATTGCCTGCGGGCTGGCCTTTATGTTTCAGGTCATGCGGGTGATCAACCTCGCCCATGGCTCGCTTGCCGTGGTCAGCGCCTATGCAGTCTGGAGTCTGTCCGACTCCTTTGGGGGCTCACCCTTTGTCAGCCTGCTGGCGGTGGTACCACTGATGGGCGTGGCGGGCTGGCTGCTGCAACGGCTGGTGCTGGAGCGCGCCGTCCGCGGAGGCGAGCTGTTGCCGGTGCTGTCAACTTTTGGCCTGGCCATCGTGCTCGACAACCTGCTGTTCCAGCAGTTCGGTGCCAATACACGGTCCCTGTCGCCGATGGTTGGCGATCTCAGCTGGGAGGCCTTTGAGCTGCCCGGCAATATCTATGTCGGCAAGCTGCCGGTCTATATCCTGATCACGGTGATCGTGATCATCGGCGCGCTGGACCTACTGTTAAAGCGCACAGCGCTTGGTCGCCAAATCCGCGCCACCGCGGCTGACCCAGATACCGCCGGGCTGGTCGGTGTGGATGCGCGTCGGACCGCGGGCATCGCAGCGGCACTGGCCTGCATGACCGTTGCCGTCTCTGGCGCGGCGCTTGGTCTGCGCGGCACATTCGACGCCTATGCGGGTGCACCACAGCTGCTGTTTGCCTTCGAGGCCACGATCATCGGCGGCGCCCGCTCGCTCTGGGGGGTGCTTGCGGGCGCCATCGTGCTGGCCGTGGCGCAATCCTTCGGCGCCCAAATCCATCCGCAGGGCTTTTTACTGGGCGGGCATCTGGTTTTTCTGGTCGTGCTCTTCGTCCGGCTGGCGCTGAAAGGCAGATCGCTCAATCTGATGCATATCCTGCGAGCCACCGGAAAAGGAGCGGCGCAATGA
- a CDS encoding ABC transporter ATP-binding protein: MSLLKISDLDVRYGQFRAVRGVSFALEKGEILALVGANGAGKTTLLRALAGANPVFSGSIQLNGTDMTQTSSHARVAAGLALVPEGRKLFLDMSVEENLRLGATVGRPGDWTVERVFETFPNLVKRRHAPTGTMSGGEQQATAIGRALMSNPDVLILDEVSLGLAPLVVDQVYASLDGLLKTGTTIILVEQDLSRAMSVSDRVICMLEGRILLDSPTVDTTREAITAAYFGTGAQAEAQTEAQTEPQEENA; encoded by the coding sequence ATGAGCCTTCTGAAGATCAGCGATCTTGACGTGCGCTACGGCCAGTTCCGCGCCGTGCGCGGCGTCAGCTTTGCGCTGGAAAAGGGCGAGATCCTTGCCCTGGTCGGCGCCAATGGTGCGGGCAAGACCACCCTGCTGCGCGCGCTGGCCGGGGCCAACCCGGTGTTCAGCGGCAGCATTCAGCTGAACGGCACCGATATGACCCAGACCAGCAGCCATGCGCGCGTGGCGGCAGGGCTGGCGCTGGTGCCCGAAGGGCGCAAGCTGTTTCTGGACATGAGCGTCGAGGAAAACCTGAGGCTTGGCGCCACCGTCGGGCGGCCCGGCGACTGGACGGTCGAGCGGGTGTTCGAGACCTTCCCCAACCTTGTCAAACGCCGCCACGCGCCCACCGGCACCATGTCGGGCGGCGAACAACAGGCCACGGCGATCGGCCGGGCGCTGATGTCCAACCCCGACGTGCTGATCCTGGATGAGGTCAGCCTCGGGTTGGCGCCGCTGGTGGTCGATCAGGTCTACGCCTCGCTCGACGGGCTGCTGAAGACAGGTACGACCATCATCCTGGTCGAACAGGACCTGTCGCGCGCCATGTCGGTGTCCGACCGCGTCATCTGCATGCTGGAGGGCCGGATCCTGCTCGACAGCCCGACGGTCGACACCACGCGCGAGGCAATCACGGCGGCCTATTTCGGCACCGGTGCTCAGGCTGAGGCCCAGACTGAAGCCCAGACCGAGCCGCAGGAGGAAAACGCATGA
- a CDS encoding IclR family transcriptional regulator encodes MATPMNGSLIKAFELLDLFSEQQPQVTAAEVARSLEMSASSAHRFLITLEEVGAVVQVRRGAYSLGHHIEQLGRIAERTNPLATLVQPVIAQISSRLNESVMAGQITREGVVCLATAIAPRPISVNIQVGRMLELHVSAQGKLWLAHMEPAERAARIGDLIRTGKMTKADAQTLNREIDGARQDGFACNRGESEPDIGAVAVPVFDEAGGLRLTLSAFGMASRFSTDHVTRIAASLAEAAQEVSNAIPQ; translated from the coding sequence ATGGCCACACCGATGAACGGGTCTCTGATCAAGGCCTTCGAACTCCTCGACCTCTTTTCGGAGCAGCAACCGCAGGTAACGGCGGCCGAGGTTGCGCGTTCGCTGGAAATGAGCGCCAGCTCGGCGCATCGGTTTCTCATCACGCTGGAGGAAGTCGGGGCCGTGGTGCAGGTACGTCGGGGGGCTTATAGCCTCGGCCACCATATCGAGCAGCTTGGCCGTATCGCGGAACGCACCAATCCGCTGGCGACGCTTGTTCAGCCAGTCATCGCCCAGATCAGCAGCCGCCTGAATGAATCCGTCATGGCGGGGCAGATCACCCGCGAGGGGGTCGTCTGTCTGGCCACGGCCATCGCGCCGCGTCCGATCTCGGTAAACATCCAAGTGGGCCGGATGCTGGAGCTTCACGTCTCGGCGCAGGGCAAGCTCTGGCTTGCGCATATGGAGCCTGCGGAGCGCGCCGCGCGGATCGGCGATTTGATCCGGACCGGCAAGATGACCAAGGCCGATGCCCAGACCCTGAACCGCGAAATCGACGGTGCGCGACAGGACGGATTCGCCTGCAATCGCGGCGAAAGCGAGCCGGACATCGGGGCCGTGGCCGTTCCGGTCTTTGACGAGGCCGGAGGGCTGCGCCTGACACTCTCGGCCTTTGGCATGGCCAGCCGTTTTTCGACGGACCACGTGACACGCATTGCAGCAAGCCTCGCTGAGGCGGCACAAGAAGTTTCAAACGCGATCCCGCAATAG
- a CDS encoding branched-chain amino acid ABC transporter permease, with product MTIHRWTWQSQLTFALAAGVIAILGLVPSFASDGVIERLTVLFIYVILAAMWNALAGYGGLVSIGNQLFFGLGAYATIRLADAGINPFAAMSLGAGIVAGLSWLLSLFMLHLRAGEFAIGMWVLASIAHLCVNLDPLIQGETGTSLIALNAYAIDARRVLIFWAALIGMVGLLALLFAVLRTPSGLAMQAIRDNEEAADSVGVNPMRTKRLFFVLAGFGTAVAGALWLAQVSAFQPKTYFSVQWTAYMIFMVLVGGLGRFEGAILGALIFFAAETWFADTGVWYLIGLGAAALLFSLLLPKGLWGWIATRTGVSLMPLGYRVHVDTQSETGR from the coding sequence ATGACCATCCATCGCTGGACATGGCAGTCCCAACTCACCTTTGCCCTGGCCGCCGGAGTGATCGCGATCCTCGGGCTGGTTCCGAGTTTTGCATCCGACGGGGTGATCGAGCGGCTGACCGTGCTGTTCATCTATGTGATCCTCGCCGCGATGTGGAACGCGCTGGCGGGCTATGGCGGGCTGGTCTCCATCGGCAACCAGCTGTTCTTCGGGCTTGGCGCCTATGCGACGATCCGGCTGGCGGATGCGGGGATCAACCCCTTTGCCGCCATGTCTCTGGGCGCCGGGATTGTGGCCGGGCTGAGCTGGCTGCTGTCGCTCTTCATGCTGCATCTGCGTGCGGGCGAGTTTGCCATAGGCATGTGGGTGCTGGCCTCGATCGCGCATCTCTGCGTCAATCTCGACCCGCTGATCCAGGGCGAGACCGGCACCTCGCTGATCGCGCTCAACGCCTATGCCATTGATGCGCGGCGGGTGTTGATCTTCTGGGCGGCACTCATCGGCATGGTGGGGCTGCTGGCGCTGCTGTTTGCGGTGCTGCGCACGCCCTCGGGGCTGGCCATGCAGGCGATCCGCGACAATGAGGAAGCGGCGGATTCCGTTGGTGTGAACCCGATGCGCACCAAGCGGCTGTTCTTCGTGCTGGCGGGTTTTGGCACCGCCGTCGCGGGCGCACTCTGGCTGGCCCAGGTCTCGGCCTTCCAGCCCAAGACCTATTTCAGCGTGCAATGGACGGCCTATATGATCTTCATGGTGCTCGTCGGCGGGCTTGGCCGGTTCGAGGGCGCCATCCTCGGCGCGCTGATCTTCTTTGCTGCCGAGACCTGGTTTGCCGACACCGGCGTCTGGTATCTGATCGGCCTGGGGGCAGCGGCACTGCTGTTCTCGCTGCTGCTACCAAAGGGGCTGTGGGGCTGGATCGCCACCCGCACGGGTGTCAGCCTGATGCCGCTGGGCTACCGCGTTCATGTCGACACCCAATCGGAAACAGGGAGGTAA
- a CDS encoding SDR family oxidoreductase: MLPAASDAAPPRWRVCGQRGRHRPHNGVPDPAEIVAQHDIPNDAGYPVSEEILLVWTMLATHQEQFKGRGIRVNAVSTGPVETPILQQFRDVLGDERVNSNVDAVGRAGTPDDITPAILFLCSDAARWINGTNLATDGGLEAAVTATTNAF, encoded by the coding sequence GTGCTGCCAGCGGCATCGGACGCCGCACCGCCGAGATGGCGGGTCTGTGGTCAACGTGGCCGCCATCGCCCGCACAACGGAGTTCCCGACCCTGCGGAGATCGTGGCGCAGCACGATATTCCAAACGATGCGGGTTATCCGGTGTCCGAGGAAATCCTGCTGGTCTGGACCATGCTGGCCACGCATCAGGAGCAGTTCAAGGGCCGTGGCATCCGGGTGAACGCGGTGTCCACAGGCCCGGTCGAAACGCCGATCCTGCAACAGTTTCGCGATGTTCTGGGCGACGAGCGGGTCAATTCCAACGTCGATGCCGTGGGTCGCGCGGGAACACCGGACGATATCACGCCTGCGATCCTGTTCCTCTGTTCGGATGCGGCGCGCTGGATCAACGGCACCAATCTTGCGACCGATGGCGGGCTGGAGGCTGCCGTCACCGCCACGACAAACGCGTTCTGA
- a CDS encoding aldehyde dehydrogenase, protein MTVAFVVNNKDADASGKGTFDRIDPVTGDVASTAAAAKVVDAAAIATAAGAAFPAWAATGPGERRALLNKAADIMDSKADEFIATMITETGATGPWAGFNVMLAAGVIREAAAMTTQIGGEVIPSNKPGTLAMGVATPKGVCLGIAPWNAPVILGTRALAMPLACGNTVILKGSEACPKTHRLIVDCFVEAGLPEGVVNYISNAPVDAAEVVKALIEAPEVKHVNFTGSSAVGRIIGRLAGENLKPSLLELGGKAPLVVLSDADIDGAVNAAIFGAFMNQGQICMSTERIIVDEEIADTFAQKMADRASKLPYGDPRGQVVLGSLVTPEAGEKMDALIADATSKGAKCIAGGARDGAMHSATLLDGVTSDMRIYGEESFGPVKSIIRVKGDDEAIRVANDTEYGLSAAVFSQDIQRALSAAKKIKSGICHINGPTVADEPQMPFGGVNDSGYGRFGGKAAIAEFTDLRWITIEDPNQHYPF, encoded by the coding sequence ATGACAGTGGCATTTGTAGTCAACAACAAGGACGCCGATGCGTCAGGCAAGGGCACGTTCGACCGGATCGACCCGGTCACGGGCGACGTGGCCTCGACCGCGGCGGCCGCCAAGGTAGTCGACGCGGCAGCGATCGCCACGGCGGCTGGCGCGGCCTTTCCCGCATGGGCCGCAACCGGCCCCGGTGAGCGCCGCGCCCTGCTGAACAAGGCAGCGGATATCATGGACTCCAAGGCGGATGAATTCATCGCAACCATGATCACCGAAACTGGCGCGACCGGCCCCTGGGCGGGCTTCAACGTCATGCTGGCGGCGGGTGTGATCCGCGAAGCGGCGGCGATGACCACCCAGATCGGTGGCGAGGTGATCCCCTCGAACAAACCCGGGACCCTGGCCATGGGCGTCGCCACGCCCAAGGGTGTTTGCCTTGGCATCGCGCCGTGGAACGCGCCGGTGATCCTTGGCACCCGCGCGCTGGCCATGCCGTTGGCCTGCGGCAATACGGTGATCCTGAAAGGCTCTGAGGCTTGCCCCAAGACCCACCGCCTGATCGTCGATTGTTTCGTCGAGGCGGGTCTGCCCGAAGGCGTTGTCAACTATATCTCGAACGCGCCTGTCGATGCCGCCGAAGTGGTCAAGGCGCTGATCGAGGCCCCCGAGGTCAAGCATGTGAACTTCACCGGCTCCTCTGCCGTGGGGCGCATCATCGGGCGTCTGGCCGGTGAGAACCTCAAGCCGTCGCTCTTGGAGCTCGGCGGCAAGGCGCCGCTGGTTGTGCTGTCCGACGCCGATATCGACGGTGCGGTGAATGCTGCGATCTTTGGCGCCTTCATGAACCAGGGCCAGATCTGCATGTCGACGGAACGCATCATCGTCGACGAGGAAATCGCCGATACCTTTGCACAAAAAATGGCCGACCGCGCGTCGAAACTGCCCTACGGCGATCCGCGTGGTCAGGTCGTGCTGGGTTCGCTGGTGACCCCCGAGGCTGGCGAAAAGATGGACGCGTTGATTGCCGATGCCACATCCAAGGGCGCGAAATGCATCGCTGGTGGTGCGCGCGACGGGGCGATGCATTCCGCAACCCTGCTGGACGGTGTGACGTCTGATATGCGCATCTATGGCGAGGAAAGCTTTGGCCCGGTCAAGTCGATCATCCGCGTCAAGGGCGACGACGAGGCGATCCGCGTGGCCAATGACACCGAATATGGCCTGTCGGCTGCGGTGTTCAGCCAGGACATCCAGCGCGCACTGTCCGCTGCCAAGAAGATCAAGAGCGGCATCTGCCACATCAACGGTCCGACCGTCGCGGATGAGCCACAGATGCCCTTTGGTGGCGTGAACGATTCCGGCTATGGCCGGTTTGGTGGCAAGGCAGCAATCGCTGAATTCACCGACCTGCGCTGGATCACCATCGAAGACCCGAACCAGCACTATCCGTTCTAA
- a CDS encoding LysR family transcriptional regulator, producing the protein MINPRRLDLNLLDLLLQIYDSQSVSVAGANLGLSQPATSNALARLRQMLDDPLFIRGARGMEPTPFAERIVPDIREHLSGIASVLNDAASFDALSSTRTFRLSLSGLGEQVFLAPLARRVFERGPGIRLENASSPFLDLTRTLATRESEMAIGLLEMQDAQLRQMHLFDEDYRVIGPPGLSPRRAATVDLCQERIVMAVPSLTYADDVEQVLAERGLANNVCMRIRNFGALPELLSTLNAFAIVPGYLGRRMVEAGQATLLDMTLPRGRQKVQLVWHINTMQDPGCVWLREQIRDLFQNPDICDNADNSPDRA; encoded by the coding sequence ATGATAAACCCACGCCGCCTCGACCTGAACCTGCTGGACCTGTTGCTTCAGATCTATGACTCGCAATCCGTGTCGGTTGCCGGCGCGAATCTTGGCCTCAGCCAGCCCGCCACGTCGAATGCGCTGGCGCGTCTGCGTCAGATGCTGGACGATCCACTGTTCATTCGCGGTGCGCGGGGGATGGAGCCAACGCCTTTTGCCGAACGGATCGTTCCCGACATCCGCGAGCATCTCTCTGGTATTGCATCAGTCCTGAACGATGCGGCAAGTTTCGATGCCTTGAGCAGCACGCGGACCTTTCGCCTGTCCCTGTCTGGGCTGGGCGAGCAGGTCTTCCTCGCACCGCTTGCCCGGCGCGTGTTCGAACGTGGGCCGGGCATCAGGCTAGAAAATGCCTCCTCGCCATTCCTCGACCTGACCCGGACCCTCGCGACACGGGAATCGGAAATGGCCATCGGCCTGTTGGAAATGCAGGATGCGCAGCTTCGGCAGATGCATCTCTTTGACGAGGATTACCGCGTGATTGGCCCGCCGGGCCTGTCGCCCCGGCGCGCGGCCACCGTGGACCTGTGCCAGGAGCGGATCGTGATGGCGGTGCCCAGCCTGACCTATGCTGACGATGTCGAACAGGTGCTTGCCGAACGCGGATTGGCCAACAATGTCTGTATGCGGATCCGCAATTTTGGCGCCTTGCCAGAGCTGCTCTCGACCCTGAACGCCTTTGCCATTGTGCCCGGCTATCTCGGGCGGCGGATGGTCGAGGCGGGACAGGCCACGCTTCTCGACATGACTTTACCGCGCGGACGTCAGAAGGTGCAGCTCGTCTGGCACATCAACACAATGCAGGATCCCGGCTGTGTCTGGCTGCGCGAGCAGATCAGGGACCTGTTTCAAAACCCCGACATCTGCGACAATGCCGACAATAGCCCGGATCGCGCGTAG
- a CDS encoding TRAP transporter large permease, whose protein sequence is MTDPLMLGIAALVILVALIAIRIPIAYAMILVGGVGIALVNGIAPVFNQLKTLAYGQFSVYDLSVVPMFVLMGALASRAGLSHALFRGANAWLGWMRGGTAMAAIAGCAGFGAVCGSSLATASTMGRVALPELAKYRYSGALATGTLAAGGVLGILIPPSVVLIIYAIIVEANIVTMFAAALLPGLLAVVLFILTIVIYVWIKPEAGPAHGGVGGAEFRAATLGMIPVLVIFGIVLGGIYGGFYNPTPAASIGVALVWLYGVITREIRLTDMIGALRETASTTGMIYLILLGAELMKIFMSRIGLPQATAEWIIQSGMAPMMVMILLLVALILLGCLMDSLSMILLVIPFFWPVLVELNGGLYMGAEGSGYGMSTEDLKIWFGILALIVVELGLITPPVGMNVFVISALAKDTPMSETFKGVLPFFGAEILRVVVLLAFPGLVMWLPQVLGS, encoded by the coding sequence ATGACTGATCCCCTTATGCTGGGCATCGCGGCGCTTGTCATTCTTGTTGCGCTGATCGCCATCCGCATTCCCATCGCCTATGCGATGATCCTCGTGGGGGGCGTCGGCATCGCGTTGGTGAATGGCATCGCGCCGGTGTTCAACCAGCTCAAGACGCTGGCCTACGGGCAGTTCTCTGTCTACGACCTGTCGGTGGTGCCGATGTTTGTGCTGATGGGGGCGCTGGCCTCCAGGGCGGGCCTCAGCCATGCGCTGTTCCGGGGGGCCAATGCCTGGCTTGGCTGGATGCGTGGCGGCACCGCCATGGCGGCGATTGCGGGCTGCGCGGGTTTTGGCGCGGTCTGCGGATCGTCGCTGGCCACCGCCTCGACCATGGGCCGCGTGGCGCTGCCCGAGCTTGCGAAATACCGCTATTCCGGCGCGCTGGCGACCGGCACTTTGGCGGCGGGTGGCGTCCTTGGCATCCTGATCCCGCCCTCGGTGGTTCTGATCATCTACGCGATCATCGTCGAGGCGAATATCGTCACCATGTTTGCCGCCGCGCTGCTGCCGGGCCTGCTGGCCGTGGTGCTGTTCATCCTGACTATCGTCATCTACGTCTGGATCAAGCCGGAGGCCGGCCCCGCACATGGCGGTGTCGGCGGGGCAGAATTCCGCGCTGCAACCCTGGGCATGATCCCGGTGCTGGTGATCTTTGGCATCGTGTTGGGCGGTATCTATGGCGGTTTCTACAACCCGACACCGGCGGCCTCCATCGGCGTGGCGCTGGTCTGGCTCTACGGGGTGATCACCCGCGAAATCCGCCTGACCGATATGATCGGCGCCCTGCGCGAGACGGCCTCGACCACGGGCATGATCTACCTGATCCTCTTGGGCGCGGAGCTGATGAAGATCTTCATGTCCCGCATCGGCCTGCCGCAGGCGACCGCAGAGTGGATCATCCAGTCCGGCATGGCGCCGATGATGGTGATGATCCTGCTGCTGGTCGCGCTGATCCTGCTCGGGTGCCTGATGGACAGCCTGTCGATGATCCTGCTGGTCATCCCGTTCTTCTGGCCCGTCTTGGTCGAGTTGAACGGCGGGCTCTATATGGGCGCCGAAGGGTCGGGCTATGGCATGAGCACCGAGGACCTGAAGATCTGGTTCGGCATCCTGGCGTTGATCGTCGTGGAACTGGGCCTGATCACGCCACCCGTGGGCATGAATGTCTTTGTCATCTCGGCACTGGCGAAAGACACCCCAATGTCCGAAACATTTAAGGGTGTGCTGCCCTTCTTTGGCGCCGAGATCCTGCGCGTGGTCGTCTTGCTGGCCTTTCCGGGGCTGGTGATGTGGCTGCCGCAGGTCTTAGGCAGCTAG
- a CDS encoding TRAP transporter substrate-binding protein: protein MHRRNFMGALFIAASSLALASGASAQDYTFRLHHFLGQQAPAQTKMLEPWAKAVEEHSGGRVKIEIFPSMTLGGRPPELIQQARDGIVDLVWTVNGYTPGLFPRTEVMELPTVYKNDPRAANLALYDMFDGELAEEYKGVEVMFLHVHAGQALHTGDLDVSSLDDLEGAKLRIPTRTGGWVIEALGATPVAMPVPELPSALQKGVVDGALIPWEIIPPLKIQDQTKYQVELNERERFGNTTFQVSMNQTRWDGLPEDIQQAFRDASDRDWWGQVGDIWRASDDFGIKVATEAGNTHRILSEEQSQPFLDAMQPVVDRWIEEVSGKGINGTALVEKARALVAKNTAD from the coding sequence ATGCACCGTCGTAACTTTATGGGCGCACTATTCATTGCCGCCTCCAGTCTTGCACTCGCATCTGGCGCAAGTGCGCAGGACTATACTTTCCGCCTGCACCATTTTCTAGGGCAGCAGGCCCCGGCGCAGACAAAGATGCTGGAGCCCTGGGCCAAGGCGGTCGAAGAACATTCGGGTGGCCGCGTCAAGATCGAGATCTTTCCGTCCATGACCCTTGGCGGGCGTCCGCCGGAGCTGATCCAGCAGGCGCGCGATGGCATTGTCGATCTGGTCTGGACGGTGAACGGCTATACGCCGGGGCTATTCCCGCGCACCGAGGTGATGGAACTGCCGACCGTCTACAAAAACGACCCGCGGGCCGCGAACCTTGCGCTCTATGACATGTTCGACGGTGAGCTTGCCGAGGAGTACAAGGGCGTCGAAGTGATGTTCCTGCATGTACATGCCGGTCAGGCGCTGCATACCGGCGATCTGGATGTCTCCAGCCTGGACGACCTTGAGGGGGCAAAGCTGCGTATCCCGACACGGACGGGCGGCTGGGTGATTGAGGCGCTTGGCGCCACCCCGGTGGCGATGCCGGTGCCCGAACTGCCGTCCGCGCTGCAAAAGGGCGTGGTCGATGGTGCGCTGATCCCGTGGGAAATCATCCCGCCGCTGAAGATCCAGGATCAGACCAAATACCAAGTCGAACTCAATGAGCGTGAGCGCTTTGGCAACACGACCTTCCAGGTGTCGATGAACCAGACTCGTTGGGACGGGCTGCCGGAAGATATCCAGCAGGCCTTCCGCGATGCCTCGGATCGTGACTGGTGGGGGCAGGTGGGCGACATCTGGCGTGCCTCGGACGATTTTGGCATCAAGGTCGCTACAGAGGCGGGCAACACGCATCGCATTCTGAGCGAGGAACAAAGCCAGCCCTTCCTCGACGCCATGCAGCCCGTCGTGGACCGCTGGATCGAAGAGGTCTCTGGCAAAGGCATCAATGGTACCGCACTGGTAGAAAAGGCCCGTGCGCTGGTCGCCAAGAACACGGCGGATTGA